One segment of Macrotis lagotis isolate mMagLag1 chromosome 1, bilby.v1.9.chrom.fasta, whole genome shotgun sequence DNA contains the following:
- the LOC141508747 gene encoding olfactory receptor 1N1-like, translated as MGQGNQSMVTEFFLRGISHWPEYQQILFGLFLFMYLVTIVGNLLIFLAIISEAHLHTPMYFFLAFLSLADIGLSSTTVLKMLVNMYTQCHTISYTGCLTQLYFLLIFGDLDSFLLAVMAYDRYVAICRPLHYTTAMSPRLCVLLVSVCWVLTNIVALTHTLLMAQLSFCVTGEVSQFFCDIGPLLKLSCSDTHINELMVFAVGGPVVTIPFLCIVASYIYIVSTILRIPSGSGGRCKAFSTCGSHLSIVCMFYGTVLSAYLCPSSVYSSEETASSVVYTVVTPMLNPFFYSLRNRDIKVALISLIKGRIFIP; from the coding sequence ATGGGACAAGGAAATCAGTCTATGGTCACTGAATTCTTTCTCCGTGGAATCTCCCATTGGCCAGAGTACCAGCAGATTCTTTTTGGGCTCTTTCTATTCATGTACCTCGTGACCATAGTTGGGAATCTACTCATCTTCCTGGCCATCATATCTGAAGCTCATCTCCACACACCCATGTACTTTTTTCTGGCCTTCCTCTCTTTAGCTGATATTGGCTTATCATCTACCACTGTCTTGAAGATGCTAGTGAATATGTATACCCAATGTCATACCATTTCCTACACAGGATGCCTAACACAACTatattttttgctaatttttggTGACCTAGACAGTTTTCTGCTGGCTGTGATGGCATATGACCGGTATGTGGCCATCTGTCGCCCTCTCCACTATACTACAGCCATGAGCCCCAGGCTCTGTGTCCTTCTTGTGAGTGTGTGTTGGGTTCTCACTAATATTGTTGCTCTGACTCATACCCTTCTTATGGCACAGCTCTCCTTCTGTGTGACAGGGGAAGTCTCCCAATTTTTCTGTGATATTGGTCCCCTTCTGAAGCTGTCCTGCTCTGATACTCATATCAATGAGTTGATGGTTTTTGCTGTTGGTGGTCCAGTTGTGACAATCCCGTTTCTATGTATTGTGGCCTCCTACATCTACATTGTCTCAACCATCCTCAGAATCCCATCAGGAAGTGGGGGGAGATGCAAGGCTTTCTCTACCTGTGGCTCCCACCTCTCCATAGTTTGTATGTTCTATGGAACTGTTTTGAGTGCTTATTTATGTCCCTCATCAGTATACTCTTCTGAGGAAACAGCATCATCTGTGGTCTATACAGTAGTCACCCCAATGCTGAACCCTTTTTTCTACAGCCTGAGGAATCGAGATATAAAGGTAGCCCTCATAAGCCTTATCAAAGGTAGGATATTTATTCCCTAG